The genomic segment GCAAAATTTCTTTCTCCCGCTGTGTATCTGTTTAAAATTTCTTGCACTTCCATTAGGGCTGCCTTATCCATAATATCGGCTATTTCAAAGAAAATTTGAATTTTTTAATCTGCCTTGTAACGAATATTTTATACATATTTTACAAGCAAAGAGAGATTTTACTCTTTGCCAATGCCTAGACTTCAAGGAAAACTTTTGATAAAGTCGTAGAGCACATTAATGGAGGGCAAAGATAACTTGTTTTTATTGATAGGTATTTTTTGGGCTGAACTTTCAATAACTCCGCTTGTAATAAACCTTTTTCCAAAAGTAGGATGATGGTATATATTCAACAATCTGTCATTAGAATTATTTAAAATTGTTTGAGTCGCCGATTGAAAAAACTTAGTTTTCTTTAAATTTTTGGGAAAATATTTTAAAAATTTACTTTTATGAATTTTATTGATTAATTCTATTAGATCGTCGCTAATTTGTTGAAGTTGATTTTTTTCTTGTACGGTAAGGCTTTCTACATCTTGTTCCCGAACCATTTGGAGCAAAGTCATAATGTTTTCCTGAGTGGCAGATGCGTCATCAAAAGGAGAAATCGCGACATAAGCAGTCGGAAATAATTGCTCGTCACTATCTATCCGCAAAATGATAGTGGTTCTGCGTTCGCCCACTTCAATACTGGGAGGCCGATTTAGGCTGGGATATTCTTGAGCGAACTGATAATAAATCGCAGCTAAAGCAAAGTTAGCTTCTCTATCCAAAGGGGCATCGACAATAATCCGGACAGCAGGTAATGTTTGATGAAAGAACTTACGCGCTTCTTCGGCACTAAGACGGTAAATTTGAGAGCGATCGCCATCCGGGCTTAAATCAACCCACTCGCAGCTCATGCCTTCTGTTTTCAGACCGAAGCGCGAAACAGCATAAAGTTTAGCCCCGGTTAAAGTTGCACCCGTTAAATCTGCACCAACCCAATCTGCCCGGATCAGATTGGCTTGAGTTAAATCCGCATGAACCAGACTAGCATTTAATAAGTTAGCATTGCTCAAATCGGCTCCGCTCAAGTTCGCTCCACTCAACTTGGCCTCACTCAAGTTAGCCCATCTCAAATTTACACTGCTCAGGTCAGCCCATCGCAGATTGGCACCGCTCAAGTCAGCACCGCTAAGGTCAGCCAGACCGAGATTGGTTTGTCGGAGTTCCGCACCTCGGAGGTCAGCACCGCTGAGGTCGGCCCGCGCCAAGTCAGCTCCGTGCAAGTTAGCTTGTTCTAAACTAGCTGAAGTCAGACAGGTAGCCCGAAGATTGGCTTCGCTCAGGTTAGCGCCATTGAGATTGGCGAGTCTGAGCCTTGCCTCTCCCAGATCCGCCCCTGTGAGGATAGCACCGCTGAGGTTGGCCCCACTCAGTTCGGCGCGGATCAATTCCGCTCTGATCAGAGAAGCTTGCTTGAGCTCTGCACCAGCTAAATCAGCTCGAACTAAATTGGCTACGTTGAGGATAGCTCCATTTAAATTAGCATTGGTAAGATTTGCGCCACTGAGTCTAGCGACATTGAGTTTTGCCTGACTGAGATTGGCTTCGCTGAGATTAGCACCGCT from the Aerosakkonema funiforme FACHB-1375 genome contains:
- a CDS encoding pentapeptide repeat-containing protein, giving the protein MQVEEFLKKYAAGERNFTAVNLSEANLSGVNLSGANLSEANLSISNLSGANLSEANLSQAKLNVARLSGANLTNANLNGAILNVANLVRADLAGAELKQASLIRAELIRAELSGANLSGAILTGADLGEARLRLANLNGANLSEANLRATCLTSASLEQANLHGADLARADLSGADLRGAELRQTNLGLADLSGADLSGANLRWADLSSVNLRWANLSEAKLSGANLSGADLSNANLLNASLVHADLTQANLIRADWVGADLTGATLTGAKLYAVSRFGLKTEGMSCEWVDLSPDGDRSQIYRLSAEEARKFFHQTLPAVRIIVDAPLDREANFALAAIYYQFAQEYPSLNRPPSIEVGERRTTIILRIDSDEQLFPTAYVAISPFDDASATQENIMTLLQMVREQDVESLTVQEKNQLQQISDDLIELINKIHKSKFLKYFPKNLKKTKFFQSATQTILNNSNDRLLNIYHHPTFGKRFITSGVIESSAQKIPINKNKLSLPSINVLYDFIKSFP